In Fragaria vesca subsp. vesca linkage group LG5, FraVesHawaii_1.0, whole genome shotgun sequence, the genomic stretch GAGTTGTGGATCCAGGTAAGAGATGGTTAGTTGTTGGAAATCTAGAAATTACCAAGAAATTTGATCACATCCATTACCACAAGTACTATTAAACACATGCAGGACGTGTAGCTAAGATTGGGTATGTCCCTGTCTATTTCCAAGTCTAAGAGTTGAATCTTATTCTCTAATAAGAACAAGATCTTGCAGAAGTAAAAGCTAAAATCAGAAAACCTAAAACCGTGTACTCTGGACGGCAGGACCAGAAGGTCAAATCAAACAGCTTTGGAGCTTTTGGCCTTGAGTAGAAATAATCGTACAGCACAAATTTCATTGAATGGAAAGCTCTATTGGTCAAAGTGACCAGGACTCGATGAAGAAAGGAAAAATAACAAATTTTCCTTCTCACTTGAGTTAACACAAGAAGACTAACTCCTTGCATTCTAAGCGATCAAATCGTTTGCATTGAAATTACTGGTAAATTTGATTTTTCAAGATTGCTCGTCTTCGTCTTGTGCACTTCTAGGGACGAATGTTGCTAGCACCATTGGAATTCTCACTTTCTCAGTACCAGAATATAAGAATCCAACTGTCACTCCTTTCCTCATCGCTTTTTGAAACCTAGCGGTTCCTGCTTTCAAAATGGTTCCCATTTCTGCTAGGAAAATTCGCAGCTCATTTCACAAAAAAAGGATCAACAAATTTCTTCAGCAAATATGATATCAAAGATGAACTGAACTGCAAGGAAGAAAAAGAAAGGCTTATCAGTCAAGAGCATTAGTTCAGTATTTACTAAATGTTATAGCTGATCAGCAATTACTACAAAAACAGATTTAACCACATGGACTTTACGGTTTGTTGATACACCAAATCATAGATAAGCATAACACAACATTTTACAGAATTAAATTGGCTCAAGCAAGTAAATGACATAGCAAAAAAAGTCTCTGTCGCCCTTTGAAGACTAAACAGCTTTTCTTACCTTCCTCCTTGGGGATGTTGGGCTGATCAATCAAGATTTGCTGGAGGGAACCCAGATCGCTGGCACTGAAAAGGTGATGATCAAAGATAAGTATACAGATAGTATGAGATAAGAAACCATAAACATCAAAATCTAGAAAAAAAAAAAAAGAAAAAAGAAAAAAGAAAGGAACAAAAAAGAGAGAAAGGATGATATAGCCATGCTACAAAATGACATACACATCTGCAGAGACTATGCCACTGGAAGTCCAATAAGGAGAATTAGGAAAGGGGGAATAAAATAAATGGTGGGCTGTTTTGAGGGGAAGGGGAAGGGGAAGGGGGTGGGGGTATTGTTGGTTGTATTAACATGTTAAGACAGAAATGACAGTAAGCTATATGGAGAATATATTCCGATCACTGATCTAATGTACCAGATACTGCCCTCATATTTGAGAGACTAACTGTCCTCAACGAAATCATAAGGTAAACAGCTATTCTTATAAGAGTAAGGACTTCGGACTTCACACACCTGGGTTTCGATGTAAGTTCTGATAGTGCTGAAACCAGTGATGACTTTAAAAGGTACCTGATAAGGGGAATAAAGAGTAAATTAGTGACCAACTACGTCAAAGTCATCTTGATCCATATATGACCAGAAGATAAAAAGTTCATTTAGTTAGAGTGTGTGCGTGTGAGAGCATGAAGAAGTGTGTGCTTATGAAAGCCTCAGATATATATTGTTTTCTTGGGTTAAAGGGGCACTCAAGGTCAAAACCAAGACAAACTAACATACTATTCTGGACCTTAAAAGGCAATCGTTATCATCCAGAAGATCGCCCTAAAATACTTTCTGCAGATCTCACTCACATGTGCCATCCCCAAGATAAGAGTGGCTCAAGTGTGCGGACCCATCACCTAAGATGGAGATTGAACCATTTATGAAATGCCTTTAGTCACAATCTTCTACAGACCAGAGTAGCACATTTAAGGGCAGGATTCCTCTCATTGACCCTTGATCAAACTTGCAACAAGGAGGGAATCATATATTCCACAATTATCTTAAATAATCAATTTTGATGTTCGAGTCATCAGAACTATTTCAAATCAAGCCACACCGGCTCCAATACCTATAGTCTATTTGTTCTAAACCCACAGGGAGATGGCACTGATCGTTGCAGATTCTTCAGGTAGGAAGAGAAAGCAAATAATAAAAACACAATGACATCCAATATTAGTAATAGTCTTGGCCACCAAACTTCAATAAAAATCTCAATAACTGATCCAGGGGAGTAAGTAGTTTCAAACTGTTTTCCAAAACCTCATGTGTTAAAGGGGATCTTCAGGCCAAAACCAAGACAAAGTACTCGGAACATAAAAGGCCATCTTTATCATCCTGAAGTTTTCCTAAAACACAATTTGCACGTCTCTCTCGCAGGTGCCAATTCAAGACGAGAGTGCCTCAAGTGAGCTGACCCATCACCTAAGATACCACATTTGCAACAAGCGTGGTTGATGAAGATTGGAGCATTTCCAAATGACTTTAGTCACAATCTTCTACAGTTCTGAGCAGCAAATGTAAGGGTGGGGTTCATCCCATTGACCTTTGATCATATTCCACAATTAAATGATCAATGTGGAGGTTCCAGTCAGCACAACTACTTCAAATCAAGCCACCGCTAGCTCCAATACCTCCATTCAAATTGGTTCTTAAACCCACAGGGACATAAGCATCGACTTTTACAGTTTTTTCAGGTAGGAAGAAACCAAGCAAATAAATTGATAAACACAACCACATCCAATATTGATAACTGTATTGGCCTTTAACAATTTTTACTAAAACACTGTCACTGATCTGGGGGAGTAAGGAGTTTTGGAATTGTTTCCAATGAACTCTGCTGACCAACAAGACAACAGAAAAGATAAATTTTCAAGTGATAGAATTGGAAACCTCAAAACCAGATTTCAATTTGCCGCTGGTACAAGTTGGAAGAGAAGGATATTCAAATTTTGACAGAGATAGTAATACAACTCAATGCCAACTTTGCTCAATAAAAATTAAAAAAATTAAAAATGGTGGAGTTTCACAAAGAGAGTAGATAGGACATGAGGGATGGCAGTCAAGTTTCTTCTAGCCCTCTTGTCTTTTTAAGAACTTTTCCTTGGGATAAAAGCCAGCGAAAAGTGTATCTTAGGAGGGTCGGGGGTCTCTAAGTCTATATCTCCTTGTTTCATTCCTCTACTAGGGATGAAGCCCCCAGTAAGCTCTCCACTTACCTGACACAGTTCATGATCAACAGTAAAGGGATACCAAAACTGCCAACCACCTTCACAGCTTCCTTGATGAAATTCCATCTATCATAGGATTTTGACAAGTCTAACTTTCCACGCATACTCTCAACCCAACTTTTTCTCTTATATGAGGAATGAAAATGCTGTCACAGATTTGCCCACCTACACTAACGTGGTTAGAGCTCAGCAAGGAACTCATGGGAGGCCTCAACCTCCAACTTGCTAACAATGATAATCTTTAAGACCACTGTTCCGAGTACTACAAAGAGCTAAAGTCTCATTTCCAACACAGAACACACTGATGTTCGCAAAAGTGACCTAAACTATCCACCCTCACTAAAGTCTATTCTCCAGTAACCTATCAATGCAAAATTTAAAAAAAAAAAAAAAAAAATACAATAAAAAAACTGACATACTCAGAGCAATGCATGTCCTGAAGAAGCATGAGCCCATCTACGCAATCTGCAAGACTCGGTTTCACACCAACTCGCTGCTGCAGTTGTTTGAAACTCAGCTGACTAGACCCACCTTTTATCATCTGCCTACCGTCACGATGAATCCTCCCAAGAGACAACACAATACCATGAAACTGTTCCCTGATATATTCATAAACATAAGTTTAAATAAAATTCTTAAATATACATTTATAATGAACATAAATTATATAACACAGTAAAAAATGTCAAATTGCATCAAAGAATTTAAAAAAGAAGACATGGATAGATACAAGGTATTGTTCATAGAAAGCAAGAGCTTTTGCAAAGACTCCATCTGCTTCAGCAGCACGGCTTCTTGAAGATGGGCAACTCCACGCAAGCCCTCACCATAGTTGTTTGAATCTTGAAGCACCTGATCAACCCCAACAATTAATCCGAAGATTAAGAGATTGAAGACTAAAGAAAGAAGAGAGGAGAAAGATTGAGAGACCTGCAACCTCTGGATGATGGAGGAGGCATTTCTGAACTGTGAAGTCAAGAGAGATTGAAGCTCGGCCCAGGTCTCCATCTCGTCCCTAACCTTCCTGAACCTCTGCTGGTATTTCTTCACCATCGCCTCCATAGCTGAAGCGACTCGTCAACTGCTAAAAGCCTAACGTTATACTTATACAGTTATGTATACTGCACATAGTGTTTTTTTTTTTTCTTCTCTTTTTTTCGTATCAGACGCTGAAGAGGACCGAAATGGCGGCATATAGCCGGAATGAGAGCATTGCTTGATTTTCGCCTCTCACTCTCTCTAAATCAAGAGGAAAAATCAAAATCAAGAGAGGAAAAATCAAAATCAAATACAAATCCATAATCCGGAAACGGGTTTGGGTTAGGGGAGGACCGATCCAGCAGGACTAATTCTTTAAGCAGTCCATAAACTTTTTATGCTTGGGCTTATGCTATGCTAATGCTGACCCATGTTTGGTGCAGCTCAGCACTAAAGAGCAGAATAGTCTTAACAGTGATATCCCATGTTTGATGATGTCTAGGACTAAATTTTATGGACTCAAAAACATATTATAACCTTTTTCCAAAACAAGTAGGCAGAAAATTCCAGAGAGATATTTCAAGCTACACAAGAGCAAAAACTTAAAACTCATTAAGAAACTAAAATTTGAAAAGAAACCATCAGACACTTCTCAGACTAAACGACCATAGAGTATGTCCTAAAACTCCAATATGAAGATGAAAATCCATCTCTACCTTCCATACTGTTAAGGTATGATTTTCCCAATTCCATTAACCTGGAAATTTCAATTTCACTAAAAAGTCAAACGAGTATCAACAGCTGCTCTTAACAAACCCACTGAAGAAAATCAACCCTTCTATCGACATATTCTTGCATCCCAAAAAGACATGATTTTGAAAACATACCAACTATGATCTGAGGTATTTAGCCTGCGCTTAGACATCCAAATCATGATTCTTACCACAGCTTATTGTAGAAATACAAACAGGAGAATATAATCCCTCTTACAATCGTCTCTCTACCAATTATTCAAATTACACACAGACCCAAGCAATCAAAAAAAGCTCAAAACTTATAAGCACACAGCACAGAAATAAGAAAATCAAAACTTTCAGCAATCAACTCAGATAATTAACTAATAACAATTCTTCCTCAAATATCCAAAGCAAATTAAACTGTAAAGGAATCAAAGGCACTGTATGTAGAGCACGAACCTCTAATTTTTCTCACATGCCTGATCGAAAGCGGACTGGTTCATGGGCTCGACGGCCACCAAGTCGTAGGTCATCAAGATTGGGTTGCCGGAGTTGAGGGCCTAGGCCTGGGCAGGGGTGTCGGCGCAGATCGAATTGAAGCAAAGCAAGAGACGAGGAGCAGAGAGGGGTTGAAGATGAGAGACTGAGAGAAAGAGAAAGTAAGAGAAGGAGAGAAATCTCACCAGGAGAAGAGAACGAGAAGAGAGTAGCGAACTGAAGGAGAGAGCACTGTTGTTGCCGTTGTGTAAGTCGAGCTTACGTGAACCCCCCAAAATTGGGGTCTTTGTGTAGCACGGTGTGGAGAGGACATGGGGACTATACAAACTCACTCCAGTCTTCGCCAAACACAGTCCTGAGAGGGATGAAATTGTGGCAGTATTGGATCTGTAAGATTTACTCATTAAAGATCTAACGGTTCAGATCGGGTCATCCCTTTTTGTCCCGTAATTTTCATCCCGCATGTGAGCAGCTCTTCCCTTTCTTTTGGGTAAGGTAATACCATCTTCCCCGATAAAGTTATAATTTTTAGCTGTAAATTTAATTTGGGTCTAGTTACGTCTTTAAATTTGCTATCTATACTTCCGTCAATTTTTACTTTTATTATGATGTTTGGCTCTTGAATTTTAATTAGTTGGTTAATGAAAATTTTCATGAAAATTAACTTTTAACTTTTACATCTAGAGCCTCGGCTAGCACAGGGTCAGCCGTGGGTTTTAGTCTATACAGTAGTGTTTACCCGGTCGGTTACTGACTAAGTGATTCATGGTTAATCACCCTTGGATCCAAATCCAATCTCAACCCTTAGATGTAGATCTAATGGTGATTGATCATGAATCACTTGGTCAGTAACTGACCAGGTGAACATGACTGTTAGTCTATACTATATCAATCAATCTGGATAAGACTTTTGCATATAAAAAAATAAGTACAGAGGTATAGAATCACCATGCCGCAAGCCTCAACCAGTCTTCCCCTTGCCTTGTTATTTAGGCCTCGCTTGATTCACGGAAATGAAGGTAATTCCTTTGTTTTTCCGACAATAAGGGAAAGAGAAGGGAAATGAAACTTTCCGATGACTTTTCGTTCCAATGTTTGGTAACACAATGAAAATCATTCGGAAAGTTGTTCATTTAAATAATACAATAATATATTGTGAGTAATAAATGTAAGAAAATGAGATGATAACTTTCCCTTATATTTTCCCAACCTTTAGAAAAATATTTCATTTCTTTCAGCATTCTCAAACGTAGGAAATGAACAATTTTCCTTTCCTGATGGTTACTTTCCATGAACCAAACGAGGCCTTAGAATAAAAGAGTATGTCACTAACGTGATGCAACACATTATCTAGTGAATCCATCTAGAACAGAATCTGAAACCAGTCATTACCTCCTCCAAAAACCTCCACTCTACACGGTCATATGTCTTATTCAAGTCCAATTTCATAGCTCCAAAACCATTATGTCCTCGTCTTCACCTTTTAAGAAAGTAGGAAATCTCAAATGCAACTAGTGAATTATCAAAGATAAACCTCTCGAGGATAAAAGGCACTCTGATTACAAAAACTTATCAGTCACAATTGGCTCATGTACTCCAAAATCTCCACCTTAAAATTAAGAGTAGCATTTGTGTGATTCACCTCCCTATTCAAAAGCTTCTGAACCAATAAAACTCGTCATCGCGGCAACCACATCTGATCCAACCAAGCTCCAAAAATGTTGGTTAAAACATGGAGAGAATCCATCAGAATCTGAAGCCTTCAATGGATACATTTGTTTAAAGGCTTGGTGAACCTCTTCCATCGACACTTCTTTTGTAAGCTTTTCATTCATCTCCTAACTTACTAACTGCAGAATGACTCCCCTAACTCTTTCATAGTCGTCTGGAGCAGAAGATGTTGATTATTTCCCAAAGTAAGACATAATCACATGTTCTAGCTCATCGTCCTATGTCACCCATTTTTTTGTTGTCATCAAAACGGCCCTTAATCTCATTCTTTTGTTTTTGGTTACTCGCCCGCTGGTGATAAAACTTGGTGTTCAAGTCACCATTAGTGTGTGAAAACATTGTTGCCCTTTGCTTTCAAAATGTCTGCTCCCTCTGCAATAACTCCATAAAACTTAACTTTTTTAAACCCCATATTCTTAATTCTCTCTTTTCACTATATGCTATTCTTTTTTTTCTTTTTTTGTCAATAAATTTTCATTATCAAATAATTCAATGATATAGTCACAAAAATGCATCTTCATTAGAATATGATGCACAAAGAATCAATTACATGATCTTTAGGACTTTTAATTGACAAAAATGTTCAGCATCACACATAATCTCCATCTTTGAAACAACCATCAGACAAATACATGTCTTTAGCAGCTCAAATAGAGAATCATCATCAATCAGGCCCTTATAAGCCAGACCTAGAGTGTATCCCCAATAACAGGTTATCTCTTTTTGATAGGATAAGAAACAACACTCTTTAATAGGACCAGGAAGCTGGTAGTAGTCGGGAAAGCCTTGTCTTGCATTTTCACGAACTCTCAATACACGATCTTGTTTAGGATGCAAAATAGCGTGAGTGTGATGCTCCGCCTACGGAACAACCGTTGAAACAATTTCATCCAACCATAAACGTCCAAAAAGTTTTGATTAAGTACCCCTTCACAAATAATCTCATCGCATATTTTATTTATTCTTCTTATATTGATATACAACGTTCTAGTCGTTAATTAACCTTTCAATCTTGATAAGCTAGATGACTCCAATCTCCTTACTTTAGCTTCCAAAATGTGGATCACACCCCTTTGCTGCACAACAACTTCCTTTAATTTCTTTACAACATCCTCCAATTTCTTGATTATGTTCTCAATGTCACATGCTAGTTCCTTCTTTGGTTTCTTTTTCGATTTCTTCTTGATACCTTTCTTACACTTCTCTCTATCCTTCTTCAAAGCCATTTCATAGGAGCTGTGTTACCGCTAATGTTGGTTATATGTTTCTTCAACCTATGAATGCCACCAATGACTACACCTAACTTTATCTTTGTTTTCAAGACTCACTAACTCTCCAAACTCTCATCCAACATCATCCAAATCGCGTTTTAAACCCATTTCTTGAAAATGTTATGTTTAAGAATTAAATGGGTCTTGAGATCTTATTAAAGAGATACAACAGGAAAAAAAACAATTCATCTTTAGGGACATGGAAATAGAGATTAATGAGAATACGTGTAGTAAATCCTCTCAATTTCCTCTCCTTTACACCTCAAACCGCACGCCACCAAATCAACCCTCCATCCTACAATCATCAACCTGCACCACCTACAATTATGCACATCCATTCTCTTCCTCTACTCTACCTACGGAGTAAAGAAGAAGAGGCAGAAAAAAGTCATAAAACTATCAGAAAAAAGAGAAAGCAAGAGAAAACAATGCCAAAAAGAAAGAAGCAGACGGATATGACGGGCTCTAAAGGTCTGCTAAGATGCAATATGAGTGCATTTTGCAAGCTGATGAATGTTGTCAGACAAGAAATGCCAGAAAAGAGTTTGGAAATCTTGCGTAAAACCGGGTTGTTGCCATTAATTAAACCCTGCTATCTTGATAAACTAGATGAAAATGGTACGTTTAAGAATTCAAAAAATCTTGAGACCCCTTAAAAAAACCCATAGTGTGATTTAACAAAGGGTTTAAAGCGAAATGCACTAGAACAGTAGGCATACAACCTCTGGATGATGGAAGATGGAGTCTAAGAGAGTTTGAAGCATGGCCTAACTATCCAGCTCTTCCTTTACATTCCTAACCTCTACTAGCCTCTCTTCACCATCACCTCCATTATATGCACAAAATGAACTACATAATCACATACATTGAAATGCTCAACTTAGTCTTTTTGGGACTGAGTTGTAGGAAATTAGTAGTCACTCGTATTAGTTAGCTTTTAGTT encodes the following:
- the LOC101298894 gene encoding uncharacterized protein At5g43822-like, encoding MEAMVKKYQQRFRKVRDEMETWAELQSLLTSQFRNASSIIQRLQVLQDSNNYGEGLRGVAHLQEAVLLKQMESLQKLLLSMNNTLEQFHGIVLSLGRIHRDGRQMIKGGSSQLSFKQLQQRVGVKPSLADCVDGLMLLQDMHCSEYLLKSSLVSALSELTSKPSASDLGSLQQILIDQPNIPKEEVQFIFDIIFAEEIC